A single Desulfovibrio gilichinskyi DNA region contains:
- a CDS encoding tetratricopeptide repeat protein: MSLLSLFRKKKTTASENRAPSHSSVAAKTKTGLADTRAAIDELSKAVKDTPEAVEIYLALGNLYRSQGEIERAAQIRNSLIVRPGLAPATKARALYELGRDFSRGGFLDRAVSAFEKAQEIEGESPEILTELAIIAAGSREFEKAAFYYSKLNQPLQESHYLARCAEAEFSYGDENIALDTLKKALRIYPSSTESWLLILARLKKNGSLDKFRKKFREALQSIPRHLRFVLVEGLLSESTIFGDTPTSISTADTVKNYSFYEVMVQEIEAADPDVSMHYYGAKLLQLCKKDEEASLWLEKTLILNQNFWLARLELFNLAQEQQQLTPSFKNQLDFFVNIAHNIKRFTCSSCGFKRDRIFFVCPRCRSWHSITFRKELNQ; the protein is encoded by the coding sequence GTGTCTTTACTTAGCTTATTCAGGAAGAAAAAAACGACGGCGTCCGAAAATCGGGCGCCGTCTCATTCATCTGTTGCGGCTAAAACTAAAACGGGCCTTGCTGATACTCGCGCAGCTATTGATGAACTCAGTAAAGCTGTAAAGGATACCCCCGAGGCCGTTGAAATTTATCTTGCACTTGGTAACCTTTACAGGTCTCAAGGCGAGATTGAAAGGGCCGCGCAAATCCGAAACAGCTTGATTGTACGCCCGGGGCTGGCCCCTGCAACCAAAGCACGTGCTCTTTATGAGCTTGGAAGAGATTTCAGTCGCGGCGGTTTTCTAGATCGTGCGGTAAGTGCCTTTGAAAAGGCTCAGGAAATTGAAGGAGAATCTCCGGAAATTTTAACTGAACTGGCCATCATTGCTGCTGGAAGCAGAGAATTTGAAAAAGCGGCATTCTACTATTCTAAACTCAACCAGCCACTTCAGGAATCCCACTATTTAGCCAGATGTGCAGAAGCTGAATTCAGCTACGGTGATGAAAACATTGCACTTGATACTCTTAAAAAAGCATTGCGAATTTATCCTAGCTCTACTGAGTCATGGTTGTTAATTCTGGCAAGACTCAAGAAAAACGGTTCACTTGATAAATTCAGAAAAAAATTTCGTGAAGCACTTCAAAGCATTCCCAGACATCTACGCTTTGTACTGGTTGAAGGGCTTCTGAGTGAATCAACAATTTTCGGAGATACTCCAACAAGTATTTCAACCGCTGACACAGTTAAGAATTATTCGTTTTATGAAGTGATGGTTCAAGAAATCGAAGCTGCCGACCCTGATGTCAGTATGCATTATTACGGAGCAAAACTTCTCCAGCTATGCAAAAAAGATGAAGAAGCCAGCCTTTGGCTTGAAAAGACGCTGATTCTTAATCAAAATTTCTGGCTAGCCAGACTTGAACTTTTTAATCTTGCTCAGGAGCAACAGCAGTTAACTCCGTCATTTAAAAATCAGCTGGATTTTTTTGTTAACATTGCCCACAACATTAAGCGATTCACCTGTTCAAGTTGCGGTTTCAAACGTGATCGAATTTTCTTTGTCTGTCCCAGATGCCGCAGTTGGCATTCAATAACGTTTCGCAAAGAATTGAACCAATAA
- the xerD gene encoding site-specific tyrosine recombinase XerD, producing MTENKNNISCKHQWVDRYLEHLLIERGLAENSLDGYLRDLESFQMFLDSKSSTIEETTSQTLLLYLTYLRSKSLKSRSLARHLSSLRGFFAFCASRGFLKENPAILLENPKLPKKLPEFLSIDEMRLVLARPALNTKLGFRDKVMLELLYAAGMRVSELIELKIEDFDPQTGLLIIFGKGSKERIVPIHYTAQEFLNQYIKDWRPAFKPNVKNIFLNRTGNGLTRQGVWKLIKKYTLEAGIRRSISPHTFRHSFATHLLDGGADLRTVQLLLGHADISATEIYTHIQAGRLVQLHKRFHPRSLM from the coding sequence ATGACTGAGAATAAAAACAACATTTCCTGTAAACACCAATGGGTTGACCGTTATCTGGAACATCTTTTAATTGAAAGAGGTCTTGCAGAAAACAGTCTGGATGGATATTTGCGAGATCTGGAATCATTTCAAATGTTTCTAGACAGCAAATCTTCAACTATCGAAGAAACAACAAGTCAAACTTTGTTACTTTATCTTACATATTTAAGGTCAAAATCTCTTAAAAGCAGATCACTTGCAAGACATCTTTCATCGTTGAGAGGCTTTTTCGCGTTTTGCGCCTCGCGTGGTTTTTTGAAAGAAAATCCTGCAATTTTGCTTGAAAACCCCAAATTACCAAAAAAACTTCCTGAATTTCTTTCAATCGATGAAATGCGCCTTGTTTTAGCCCGCCCTGCTCTGAATACAAAACTTGGATTCAGAGATAAGGTAATGTTAGAACTTTTATACGCTGCGGGAATGCGAGTTTCTGAATTAATTGAATTAAAGATCGAAGATTTTGATCCACAAACAGGATTACTCATCATTTTCGGCAAAGGTTCAAAGGAAAGGATTGTCCCTATTCATTACACCGCTCAAGAATTCTTAAACCAATACATTAAAGATTGGCGTCCTGCTTTTAAGCCTAATGTTAAAAATATTTTCCTCAATCGCACCGGAAACGGTTTGACACGCCAAGGCGTCTGGAAATTAATAAAAAAATATACGCTTGAAGCTGGTATAAGAAGATCAATATCTCCGCATACTTTTAGACATTCCTTCGCGACCCATCTATTAGACGGAGGTGCAGATTTGCGAACTGTGCAGTTACTTTTAGGACATGCTGACATCAGTGCTACCGAAATCTATACCCATATTCAAGCCGGACGACTGGTCCAGCTTCACAAACGCTTTCACCCTCGTTCATTAATGTGA
- a CDS encoding LL-diaminopimelate aminotransferase: MPEFKFADRIATLPPYLFAEIDRLKTEVAAQGVDIISLGIGDPDLPTPQFIIDALYEAAKRPENHQYPSYVGLLTFRSAVATWYKERFNVDLDPKKEVISLIGSKEGIAHFPLAFVNPGDLVLVASPNYPVYPVASNFAGGEVKLIPLLDENDFLPDLDAIDAATWDKAKVIFLNYPNNPTAATATSDFFAKVVEIAHKHNVIIVQDAAYSEVYYDENKKPMSILETPGAKEVAIEFHSLSKTYNMTGWRCGMAVGNATLVAGLGKVKENVDSGMFQAVQEAGIAALKHGEPYVKEFRAIYKERRDVVVEALRKINISCRIPDASIFVWAKTPEGYTSAEFVSKLLKETGVVVTPGNGFGPAGEGYFRISLTVDTERLKEAVSRISQL; encoded by the coding sequence ATGCCAGAATTTAAATTTGCCGACAGGATTGCAACGCTTCCACCTTATCTTTTTGCGGAAATTGACAGATTAAAAACTGAAGTAGCCGCACAAGGGGTGGATATAATCAGTCTCGGCATCGGAGATCCTGACCTTCCAACTCCGCAATTTATCATAGATGCTCTTTATGAAGCAGCAAAACGTCCGGAAAATCATCAGTATCCTTCATATGTAGGTCTTCTGACCTTTCGTTCTGCTGTTGCAACATGGTACAAGGAAAGATTCAATGTTGACCTTGATCCTAAAAAAGAAGTTATCAGTCTTATCGGATCAAAAGAAGGAATTGCACATTTCCCGTTAGCTTTTGTTAATCCTGGAGATCTTGTTCTTGTTGCATCTCCTAATTACCCAGTTTATCCTGTTGCAAGTAATTTTGCAGGCGGTGAAGTTAAGCTGATTCCTCTTTTGGATGAAAATGACTTTTTGCCTGACCTAGATGCTATTGATGCGGCAACATGGGATAAAGCAAAAGTTATTTTCCTTAATTACCCTAACAATCCGACCGCAGCTACTGCAACATCTGATTTTTTTGCGAAAGTTGTTGAAATAGCACATAAACATAATGTAATTATTGTTCAAGATGCAGCTTATTCTGAAGTTTATTACGATGAAAATAAAAAGCCGATGTCTATTCTTGAAACTCCTGGCGCGAAAGAAGTCGCTATCGAGTTTCATTCTCTGTCAAAGACATACAATATGACCGGCTGGCGTTGCGGAATGGCTGTCGGTAATGCAACTTTGGTTGCAGGTCTGGGCAAAGTTAAAGAAAATGTTGACTCAGGTATGTTTCAAGCCGTTCAGGAAGCAGGAATTGCTGCTCTCAAGCATGGCGAACCTTATGTTAAAGAATTCCGTGCAATATACAAAGAGCGTCGTGATGTCGTAGTTGAAGCTCTTAGAAAAATTAATATTTCTTGCAGAATTCCAGATGCATCCATCTTTGTGTGGGCGAAAACTCCTGAAGGTTATACTTCAGCGGAATTTGTATCTAAATTACTCAAGGAAACAGGCGTCGTTGTTACACCCGGAAATGGATTTGGGCCTGCTGGTGAAGGATACTTCCGTATATCTCTGACAGTAGACACAGAAAGACTCAAGGAGGCAGTATCACGGATTTCCCAACTATAA
- a CDS encoding transcriptional regulator produces the protein MLKFVVIAVAAFVMWKLFTGEKQHKQNQDNKQTEKKIKAGEMVKDPICGTYVQKNSDIRVKNGEKIECFCSYECRDKYIKRIESGNDD, from the coding sequence ATGCTTAAGTTTGTTGTGATTGCTGTGGCTGCTTTTGTTATGTGGAAATTATTCACCGGAGAAAAACAACATAAGCAAAATCAAGATAACAAGCAGACAGAAAAAAAGATTAAAGCCGGAGAAATGGTTAAAGATCCTATTTGCGGAACTTATGTTCAAAAAAATAGTGATATCCGAGTAAAAAATGGTGAAAAAATTGAATGCTTTTGTTCATACGAATGCCGGGACAAGTATATTAAACGTATTGAATCCGGCAATGATGATTAG
- the folK gene encoding 2-amino-4-hydroxy-6-hydroxymethyldihydropteridine diphosphokinase, which produces MKVYVSLGSNIGDTDDNLNEAVARLEKYEGIDPEIWSETYLTEPQGLKDQAWFTNQIVRFAVDPELWSPHGFLSTLQAVEGQMQRVKKEINGPRIIDLDLILFGDEIVDGGDYLTVPHSRAKERAFVLCPLAEIDPELVFPDGSKVAELLSKINYRIEDKKIYQD; this is translated from the coding sequence ATAAAGGTCTACGTCAGTCTTGGTTCTAACATCGGCGATACCGATGATAATTTAAACGAGGCTGTCGCACGACTGGAAAAATACGAAGGCATTGACCCTGAAATTTGGTCGGAAACTTATCTTACTGAACCACAGGGACTGAAAGATCAAGCTTGGTTTACTAACCAGATTGTTCGATTTGCTGTTGATCCAGAACTTTGGTCTCCGCATGGATTCCTTTCAACGCTTCAAGCGGTAGAAGGGCAGATGCAGAGAGTTAAAAAAGAGATTAACGGACCTCGAATTATAGATCTTGATCTGATCTTATTCGGTGATGAAATTGTTGACGGTGGGGACTATCTTACCGTTCCTCATTCGCGTGCAAAAGAACGTGCATTTGTTCTTTGTCCGCTTGCCGAAATTGACCCTGAACTTGTTTTTCCTGATGGCAGCAAGGTTGCTGAATTATTGTCTAAAATTAATTACCGAATCGAAGATAAAAAAATTTATCAGGATTAA
- a CDS encoding HIT family protein, which yields MDVLWAPWRMDYILGPKPDECVFCIPESTDEDKERCILFRAKHCFVLLNKFPYNNGHIMVTPYKHVSKLTDLTEEATSEIMKYITISCDVLEKAFKPHGINVGLNIGEAAGAGIAAHLHFQLVPRWNGDASFMAVFGETTVIPQHLSSTYSRLKPLFDSYVE from the coding sequence ATGGATGTTTTATGGGCTCCGTGGCGAATGGATTACATATTAGGCCCTAAGCCTGATGAATGCGTTTTCTGTATTCCTGAGAGTACAGATGAAGACAAAGAAAGATGTATACTTTTCAGAGCTAAACATTGCTTTGTTCTGCTTAACAAGTTTCCTTACAATAACGGTCACATTATGGTCACACCATATAAACACGTAAGTAAACTTACTGATCTTACTGAAGAAGCAACCTCAGAGATCATGAAGTATATAACAATAAGCTGTGATGTTTTGGAGAAAGCATTTAAACCGCATGGAATAAATGTAGGACTTAATATCGGGGAAGCAGCTGGAGCTGGTATTGCAGCCCATCTCCATTTTCAACTAGTTCCACGGTGGAACGGAGATGCTTCGTTTATGGCGGTGTTCGGAGAAACTACAGTAATTCCGCAACACTTGTCTTCAACTTATAGTAGACTCAAGCCGTTATTCGACAGCTATGTCGAGTAG
- a CDS encoding CBS domain-containing protein has translation MSKTEELIKAETIITGHVNADFDCLAAIVAAGKLYPGATLIFPGSQEKNLRNFYMESATYFFNFKQLREIDNSSVKLLVVVDTSRKIRISHIKPILENPGLRIHVYDHHMQSECDLEPEFIIKKPWGSSVAILTHEIRQKNITLHQEEATILGLGLYEDTGSFMFNSTTEYDFEAGKWLLTCGMELDVITDLLNREMTSQQISLLSNLLEGAVTYTINDLDIVISEISTPEYVGDFSVLVHKFMDMENVQVLFALGRMNDRIHLVARSRTKDVDVGDICSAFGGGGHAYAASATIKDRTLAEVRDELFAILYSKVAPKLNIEHLMSKPVVAIPRNMTISQAVERMTQFSLKGVPVVDNMENMRCVGILEHKIADKALAHQLGDVDVEIYMQNPFSTIKMDCGLHRVMEIILGQKQRLVPVVENDKIIGIITRTDLINLLVQDPARIPESLFPENKQERNIRNIMRNRLPNKILNILETAGQMAEEFGTEAYVVGGFVRDLLLTRNNLDMDLVVEADGIAFAKKLAKKMSGRVKYHRKFKTAVVILPDGQRIDVATARLEYYEYPAALPTVELSSIKMDLYRRDFTVNALAVHINPSSFGTLVDFFGSQRDLKDKTIRVLHALSFVEDPTRIMRAIRFEQRFNFKIGGQTLSLVKNALKLNLFSKLSGYRIVHELKLIFTEAEVLGSIKRMNELGVLEAIHPLLALNTSREQVIAELERVVSWYNLLYLEPEISIWKIYFLGICMGISKPKIEQIYNRFSFSQTEKREFVHLRETIFWAAGNIMNIRGELRPSEIYKILSPVPLEGVLFIMARTTRDIVKKYISQYLTNLRLQTVDITGDDLKALGLIPGPQYTKLLYETKLACLDSIVKGKDEQFNFVKKRIKNLYNF, from the coding sequence ATGTCAAAAACTGAAGAACTGATAAAAGCAGAAACAATTATAACAGGGCATGTAAATGCCGATTTTGATTGCCTTGCAGCGATTGTTGCTGCCGGTAAGCTCTACCCTGGCGCCACGCTTATTTTCCCTGGAAGTCAGGAAAAAAATCTCCGTAATTTTTACATGGAGAGTGCAACTTATTTCTTTAATTTTAAACAATTGCGGGAAATTGACAATAGTTCAGTCAAGCTTCTTGTTGTCGTTGATACTTCACGGAAAATAAGGATTTCGCACATCAAACCTATTCTTGAGAACCCGGGGCTTAGAATTCATGTATACGACCATCATATGCAATCAGAATGTGACTTAGAACCTGAATTTATTATAAAAAAGCCTTGGGGTTCAAGCGTTGCCATACTCACTCATGAAATTCGCCAAAAAAATATTACCTTGCATCAGGAAGAAGCGACAATTCTCGGGCTGGGACTTTATGAAGACACAGGCTCTTTCATGTTTAACTCCACTACGGAATATGATTTTGAAGCTGGCAAGTGGCTGCTTACCTGCGGCATGGAACTTGATGTAATAACAGATCTGCTTAATCGGGAAATGACTTCACAGCAAATCTCACTTCTCAGTAACCTTCTTGAAGGGGCTGTAACTTATACTATAAATGATTTAGATATTGTCATTTCAGAAATATCCACGCCTGAGTATGTGGGAGATTTTTCAGTCCTTGTTCACAAATTTATGGATATGGAAAACGTTCAAGTTTTATTTGCTTTAGGAAGAATGAACGACAGAATACATCTGGTAGCAAGGTCACGAACCAAAGATGTTGATGTTGGAGACATCTGCTCCGCTTTTGGAGGCGGCGGTCATGCTTACGCTGCTTCCGCCACAATTAAAGACCGTACTCTTGCCGAAGTAAGAGATGAACTTTTCGCTATTCTTTATTCTAAGGTCGCACCTAAATTAAATATTGAACACCTGATGTCAAAGCCGGTTGTGGCAATCCCTCGCAATATGACTATTTCTCAAGCTGTCGAGCGTATGACTCAGTTCAGCTTAAAGGGAGTTCCAGTCGTTGATAATATGGAGAATATGAGATGTGTTGGTATTCTCGAGCATAAAATTGCGGATAAAGCCCTTGCGCATCAACTAGGTGATGTTGATGTCGAAATTTATATGCAGAATCCTTTTTCTACAATAAAAATGGATTGCGGACTGCATCGCGTAATGGAAATTATTCTTGGTCAGAAACAACGTCTTGTGCCGGTTGTTGAAAATGATAAAATAATTGGTATTATTACGCGCACTGATCTTATTAATCTCCTTGTTCAAGACCCTGCGCGAATTCCTGAATCTCTATTTCCTGAGAATAAACAGGAGCGCAACATACGCAATATCATGCGTAACCGCCTTCCTAATAAAATTCTTAATATTCTTGAAACCGCAGGGCAAATGGCAGAGGAGTTCGGAACGGAAGCCTATGTAGTAGGAGGATTTGTCAGAGACCTGCTGCTGACAAGAAATAATTTAGACATGGATCTGGTTGTTGAAGCTGACGGAATTGCATTTGCTAAAAAACTGGCTAAAAAAATGTCCGGGCGCGTTAAATATCATCGTAAATTTAAAACTGCGGTCGTGATCCTGCCTGACGGACAAAGGATTGATGTAGCGACTGCTCGCCTTGAATATTATGAATATCCTGCCGCCTTGCCGACGGTCGAACTTTCATCCATTAAAATGGACTTATATCGCCGCGATTTTACGGTTAATGCGCTGGCCGTTCACATCAATCCATCCAGTTTTGGAACGTTGGTAGATTTTTTCGGTTCTCAGCGTGATTTGAAAGATAAAACAATTCGCGTTCTGCACGCTCTCAGCTTTGTCGAAGATCCGACTCGCATAATGCGTGCAATAAGATTTGAGCAAAGATTTAATTTTAAAATAGGCGGACAAACTTTAAGCCTGGTAAAAAATGCACTCAAACTAAATCTTTTCAGCAAGTTATCTGGGTACAGAATTGTTCATGAATTGAAATTGATTTTTACTGAAGCAGAAGTTCTGGGAAGTATTAAGCGAATGAATGAACTCGGAGTACTTGAAGCAATTCATCCGCTTTTAGCACTTAATACTTCTCGTGAACAGGTAATTGCAGAGCTTGAACGAGTTGTCAGCTGGTACAACTTACTCTACCTTGAGCCTGAAATTTCAATTTGGAAGATTTATTTTCTAGGTATTTGTATGGGAATTTCAAAACCTAAAATTGAGCAAATTTATAACCGTTTCAGTTTTTCTCAGACAGAAAAACGTGAATTCGTACATTTACGTGAAACTATTTTCTGGGCAGCCGGAAATATCATGAACATAAGAGGCGAACTAAGACCCAGTGAAATATACAAAATTCTAAGCCCCGTCCCGCTCGAAGGCGTTCTTTTCATAATGGCCAGAACTACGCGGGATATTGTTAAAAAGTATATATCGCAATACCTGACAAACCTGAGGTTGCAAACTGTAGATATTACAGGTGATGACTTAAAAGCATTAGGATTAATTCCCGGACCGCAATATACTAAATTACTTTACGAAACTAAATTAGCATGTCTTGATTCAATTGTTAAAGGAAAGGATGAACAATTTAATTTTGTTAAAAAAAGAATTAAAAATTTATACAATTTTTAA
- a CDS encoding LapA family protein has translation MRYLKVLALVILFFVSMVFFIQNTTELSKEITLSMDLFNYTFTSQPIHYYLLILISFCVGAFLCLVYFMADKLRLSGQLRTCRTRMSNLEQEVNSLRNLPLEEQNYPSADESADNA, from the coding sequence ATGCGTTACTTGAAGGTACTGGCTCTGGTTATCCTATTTTTTGTTTCTATGGTGTTCTTTATTCAGAATACCACTGAACTTTCCAAAGAAATAACTCTTTCTATGGATTTGTTTAATTACACATTTACAAGTCAGCCTATTCATTATTATCTTTTGATATTAATTTCATTTTGTGTTGGTGCATTTCTTTGTCTGGTTTACTTCATGGCTGATAAGCTTCGTCTTTCCGGACAGTTGCGCACCTGCCGTACTAGAATGTCCAATCTAGAACAGGAAGTTAATTCACTTCGTAATTTACCACTTGAAGAACAGAATTATCCATCCGCAGATGAAAGTGCTGACAATGCTTAA
- a CDS encoding transaldolase family protein, translating to MKIFLVSSSLGEIKNALDFKLIDGVDFDLDLSALKKLNFGKDLSEPFKMVPGPCIVKASERSSQGILDEARQIVGLGINSVIKIPTTREGLKAASILVENDIPVCMFSKCTPIQVVMAGRPGGEFINLELPDNGQEEDFGELVSINKQYNLTSSLMVSGFTKMEQINEAIKAGTDIISISYEVLTDLV from the coding sequence ATGAAAATTTTTCTTGTATCCAGCTCTCTCGGTGAAATTAAGAATGCGCTGGATTTCAAACTGATCGACGGCGTTGATTTTGATCTTGATTTATCTGCTCTTAAAAAGCTGAATTTCGGAAAAGACTTGTCAGAACCATTCAAAATGGTTCCCGGGCCCTGTATAGTAAAAGCTTCTGAAAGGAGTTCACAGGGCATTCTGGATGAAGCTAGGCAGATTGTAGGACTGGGTATTAACTCGGTGATAAAGATACCAACAACGAGGGAAGGGCTTAAGGCTGCAAGTATACTTGTGGAAAATGATATTCCAGTATGTATGTTTTCAAAATGTACTCCAATCCAAGTTGTTATGGCGGGAAGACCGGGGGGAGAGTTTATTAATTTGGAATTACCCGACAATGGCCAAGAAGAAGATTTCGGAGAGCTGGTTTCAATCAATAAGCAGTATAACTTAACTTCTTCACTGATGGTATCTGGTTTTACCAAGATGGAACAAATTAACGAAGCGATTAAAGCAGGCACAGATATAATTTCAATTTCATATG